DNA sequence from the Liolophura sinensis isolate JHLJ2023 chromosome 1, CUHK_Ljap_v2, whole genome shotgun sequence genome:
CCAATCCACGAATGCAAccacacaaaatgtataatgatGTTTTCAACTTATGTATGATCGTGTACACTGGCTTATAATCACTTATCATTTTTACGTGCTTGTATGTGTACAATTTACGCAAATTCTAAAAGTTACTAATGCGGTCATTATGATTTCAAGtgcagctaatgctggcttcccctccgaccgaacgttggaaggtctgcagcaacctgcggatgggctcTAGATTTCCAccggtttctgcccggtttcctccctccataatgctgaccgtcgtcgtataagtgaaatattctttagtatggcgtaacgcaccaatcaaataaataaattagttctATAAGACAATACCTTCATAGGGTTAtggtaaataaatttgtgtgttGCAATGGAGATACGTTAATATATTTGTGCAGAGGGCTTTCTTCCTCAAGGCTGTGTGTACTATGTATATTTTGTCTATGTATTTCCCACTATTCACCGGACTTCTGTATTTCACAAGCCGGGTGACATGGATGTCTCTGTTATCTCTTAAGTCGCTTTCACACAGTTCCATCGTCCAATTTAATTCGCCGATTGAAAATTGTGTGAGCATCGGTTTTATGTgattatatacacatgtagaagcactgctgtttatttatttgatcggtgttttacaccatatacatgtacgtacacaagaatgtttcgcttatatGATGACGGTAGGAAACACAACTGTGCCATCTTGGAGCCAGTATGGCCAGAACCATCGCCTTTATTTCATCTGGCTATTCGTGACATCCATTCAGAGACTATAGTATAGAATTTAAGAGACCACTATGCGCGATGATAACGGTAATTCACTCATGCTTTCGCCTGAAGCAAACAACCATACTCCACCGCGTTTGAATGACATTCTCGCATTTCGTTCACAACGTTTTTCATTGTGTGGGCTGATAATCACATTTATATTCCTCGAAATTGTCTGACAGATTTACTCCATCGTCAGTCGTCACCCTTCTTCTATGTTACGTCCTTATGGTGTATTCGCAAAGTACATAAATTGCCGTAACGGTTCCGGGCGCAATGTGATATGTCTCTcccaattaaatcaaataattgtaGCAGACGCCAGATTAACGTTTACATGGTCAATATGACGAGCCCTGGGAAGAGTGTTTCCTTAAGTACAGCCAATGGCATTTTAAAAGAAGTGCAGACAGGATATTTTACTGTGCCTTAtatcatacaaaaacaaaattctttgttACCTTATCTTTTTCTCAGATAAAACTAATGTGATTCCACATAAAGGAAGATGCCTAAGTAATATTTAGCTGATGCATAAGCCACTTGGAAGACTTGCCTGGAATTTTGACCGTTAGTCCCCTTAGTCCCCCATTGAAAATACAAGTATTACGCGTTTTAACGTTTTGaactaaatgaaaatattttgcgTTAAAGAGTGTTTTATGACGATATGCAGCTGTTATTGCCTTCATACTGTACGCCTACGAATGAATGTGACAGATATTAATGTGCTTTAATGAAGGCATGAAAGCAAAGTTAATAAAATACACTCTGATAACAAATGCACATGCACCCCGGGCGTTTAGTTCCCATGGTGAAAGGGCTGCTGGAATGTCGCCATTCATTTATCACTAAAGTTGCCTGAACATGGCGCATTACCCGAGCTGCATGTGCTGTGGTAGAAACCGGAGAGGGATTGAGCAAAACCAGTCTGTGAATGCTCAGAAGCCCCCCGGCTCCCGTCAACCACCATCTCAGCCCAGTAATTTCATAACGATAACCGTGACTAGGAGCACGTAGTGTGACCGAGAGACCCTACTAAGTACTTCTCTTCAAAGCTCCTTCTGGGTAAATTTATGACTCAAAGCATTTCTTGCTATTGCCAATGTGATTTAGCTGCTTGGTGAAACCTATAGGCTATATGTCCCTAATGGGCTCCATTGTTTTCCTCCCTTCCCCCAGCAGAAGAGCAATCTAGGTAATACTTTTACCCTATAGCATTTGTAGCACTTGGTAACACTAGATGGTCACTAAGCCGAGAAATCATAGAGCACGGAATGGTTCTCATCAATCCTGTGGATTTATAACCATGCGATGGTAAGTAACCTTAAAGTAACGTCCAAGAATAAAGTTTCAGTTGCATTTCAAATTCTGGTGTTTACTACATTAAATGTATTATCTACCGGTACATGTGTAATATCGTTGCAACtgagtatatatttttttcattctgtggAGGCAATATTAGCATTTTGGGGATACAGTATCCGATATAGTGTCCTATAGCATCCGATAAAACACAGATATATGCATAGTTTCTGCAGCCTGTGAAAGCAATTTCAGGCTGTTGTGCAAGAAGCTGTACACCTGTTATTAAATTAACTTTCATGTTGAAATCACTTTAAACATTATCATTTGTGAATACATGCACGTTTATAGAACTAAAATGTGGAGAACACCAGGAGTCACATTGATGAGATAGAAAGTCTCATGACGAGACTGGTGGTCTCATGGTGAGGAgatgttgggggggggggtcgtcCATGTTGAGGAGACCAATCTCATGAGGAGACTGGCGGTCTCATGGTGAGGAgatgttgggggggggggcgtccaTGTTGAGGAGACCGAGTCCAATGTTAAGAAAACTGGGAGTTCCGTGTTGAGGAGACCGAGAGTACAACTGATTTTGATGAGAGAAAAAGTTCCATGTTGAGGAGACTGGTTGTCTCATGTTGAGGAGACCGGAAGTTCGATGTTGAGATGGTGAATCCCATGTGGAAGTCCCAACATAGCAGAGCCCTACATGGAGTCACAGAGGGACCAGCTTGCGATCGGACATTGCTATTCACAGATAAAGGTATgcataaacatttttcatcTTAACTAACTACAACTAAATCAAAATAGTAAGCAGTTCAAAAGTGGTTGTGACGCATGTGTTGCTGATGTAAACAGACGAAATCGTCATTCAAATGTCTTAACTTTATCTTGTGGTCTTTATAAGCAGATAACTTTCTTGTTCTCTTGGTATTTCTTTTAAACAGCTATACATAATCCTGGTGTTTACTGATTTACTGATCCTGTTTAACATACAttccactgtaaaacaaaagtaatctaaaatacaaacatataaaaTCCGGCTCTGATTGTACAGCGAGAGCAGATGCGACGATGCAGAACTGCGCAGTGTAATGATAATGTGTTGGCCCCTACGCGGAGCTTACTAGCTCTATGTGTAAAGGGAGAGAACTTTGAATGAAGACAGACTTGATAATCGTCCTCCTCGATATTTTTCATCTCTACTGTATCATCCTCCTTTCTGGATCCGTAAAGTGATAACAATCTTTCTTGACATTATCTCGTGATATCTAAATCTTCGTAATAATTTGTACTGTCTATATCTTTATTACTTACTGTGAAAAATAAGATTAGACGATTGGTCAAACGCGGTTTGGTTCGTTTTATGATGGATGAAAAGTCATTTCGGCCATAATGTGCACGAGATGTTTCTATGCAATCTACGATACAAAAATCTCGTCCCAGTATGAATGTGTGTTTTCTCTCTTCGGAAGgagatgtgttttattttctgcgCATGAGATAAAGATATGCGTATCTATCATGGAAAAATGTAGCGCGAGacaactgaccaatgaaaagaCAGATCATGTCGCGATTTTAAACTTCTGACCACGATCGTCGTCTGATACGAGTGAGCTCGCTTAACAATGAAAATTCGGACAATTGCTTACAACAGAAGCTTTAGCTGCAGAACACGCTAAAAACCTGTCACCATAGAAAGCAGATGATGTGAAGCTGGCTCTTGGGCTCTTTGTTAATTCCCAGATGGGAAATGCAGTGGATtttcttatttatgtatttatttacttcacttGTGATTTAGGTAATGCTcaagatttttcacttacaagacggtCGTTAGGTttatggaaaccgggcagagcccggggggaaccacCGACCGTACCTATGCTGGTACTTGACAAACGTCCTGCCGTCAGCCGCAGCCGAACTATCCAAAGCTGAATTTGATCATGCAACTTCAATGAGCCTGAACTATCCCttgatggctcagttggtagagcgttcgcctcGGGTGCGGTAgatcacacctaaggctttaaaagaggaagttgtatcttcctcgcttcagcataaaggggaagtgcaacgactggttgacccgtatcagtataatggctcaggtgggacGATtgacttgcctttggtaagtcgtctctgtgaagcagcactagataaaagagtggtggaaatccgttctgcaacaagacggctcattacatgtactttaaggactccttcgtcgtcatagtGCCTGTGGAAAATAGTATTTATTAtctcctttatacatgtacaaaagtatAACACAAGTATAAAACGACAGGCTTGTacactatatgtatatctaGCTTTATTCTTTCTCTAATTCTCACTAAGTTCTCTGTGGATTTTgtgttacaaatttattttgaaattaataCTATTAGTAATGACCGAGAACGTGAAATCAACCGGCGAGGATAGACGTATGAATCAATTGGCTGATAATTActgaaaatatacatgacaTCGTGGGATTTGTAGAGGATTGAGCAATTTTCAGCTGCAAAATGCAAAACTGATTGTTTGGTTTACTTAATTAATCGAACcgcttcgatggcctaatggttagagcgtccgcttcgaagtcGGGTTAGccgggatcaaactcgggtcaggtcataccaaagacgaTACTGGCgcctggcgctcagcactgtaaggttagagcaaggaaacggggccagttgacccggtgtcagtataatgtgactgagtgcggtgtcatgcttggtgtcttcggcataatactgcagtggtggcagcactttggcggctgAGACTCAGTCTGCCACAAGAAAATAcggtatatataaacacacaacttatgtctgaaaaattgttaagtatgacgtaaaattcaaaatatacatacatacttaatTAATTAGCCGATATTTCACGAGCTAGATGCAATCATAACTAAATTATTTCGTACATGTTTTTGCTGGCGGTAGGGTTAACGTGTGGAAAAAAACGCAGCCCTTCCCTCACCCCCTCACCCACTGCATTACAATACCACAGTGTAGAATTAAGGGTCAACATTTTATCGATTTAACGCATGTATTTAACCTGAATTAAAATTTTAGGCTAATATTCAAAATCGCTTGGCGTAGCTGACCACTCAGTAAAAATCAGACCTAGCATTAACATTGAAAAATCATATAAGAGATATGGAATCATGTCATCTCATGCAGTTACAGAATATAAAAGGTTGGTGCGCCGTGCTATGTAACATCTTTCCTTCGAACTTAGTTTTCTCTTCAATTCTACTATATCCCAACCACATACATCGAGCTCTGAGCAGCATCCTGTAGACGGCATAAATGCATTGTAGTACGTTCGTCATATAGATTTTAATATGCATACCAAAAACCGAATATTGCAATGTCTCGGACATCTGTTGGCAGATCAATATAATCAGCGCGGCGCACACTTCTGATATCTATTATTATTTTCCAGGCCACTCATAAAGGTGTTCTGTCTAAAGCCAGTTTAGTCTGAGTAGGTTGCTCATTATCTTATTTCATAAGTGGCCTACTTTAGCTTATAGCTATGCTTGTAAGTTCTACTGTTGAAATGAAAACTTGCTGATTTACGcttatgaatatacatgtgtaggcccCTACGCGGAGCTTACCCGCTCTATGTGATGCGGTTGGCTTCCTACAccgtgcatgtatatacatgcataatgcACCACACGGCATGTGTTTCTCAATTCTTCATACAGGCTGAAATGGGCTGAGCTATTTTTTCGCGTACACACACTTATGTAGGACAAAGAAACGAATGGTCGCATGTTGTGGGCGAGTACGTAGCGCTGTGCGCCTGGAGAACTCGCGTGGTAGTCTTTACAAACAGACAACGGTTGTGAGGGGAGACGGTCACCTTTGCTTGCAGATGATCACATGACTGGAGTGGTCATCTCGTGGCTTCACCTGACCGGGTGATTGACCAGCAGTCGGCAGACAGGCTGGCTGGGGCGTACGACGTACAGAATGAGGCTGGGTACGAGCTAATCTAACAGTTCACCATGGCTTCTGGTGCGAGGACGCTGAGGTAGGTTGTACAGCTAACTTCACCCGGTCTGTTGCCCCCTGCTACCGTACGGGCGGGGCTTTGGCCGCTGGGTAACAAGTGTATATTAGGTCAAAGGTGTTCCCACACTCACACGCATAGGCCTACAACCCTGCCCACAGACCTACTTAACAGGGTTTAACTCAGCCACCATGTGACCACGTTTCACACTATGTATGTGCTtgcagtgagagcagggaatGTTGTGTTTACATTCATACGAAATGGCGCTGTTTACTGAACGCTTTAGGGGTGGGTATACCTTAATTCAAACGTCTTGGATACCTGACTCATATCCCACAATGTTAAGTCCACCACGAAGCTTATGTCTTTTTACTGCAGATTTGGCCAATTCGTATACCCCCATTACAAGCAAATGTATAGTGGACGTAAGCTGAATGCGATTAGACAGGGTTTTTAtgaatattatacatgtaggcctatttggcATCTAAATTGATTTGAGATTATGAACTGAAACACAACGAACTACAAAGTCGTCAACCAATGTTGGGAACTTCTGCTTAAatcaaatgtttacatgtaaatctgacttAAGGCATCACTTAATTTCTCGCAATACGAATACATGTAGGCCCCTACATATGTTCTATTACCTAGATTACATAAAGTAGAGTGCTTGAATCGGTTAGTTGTTTAATTTATCCTTGCAGCTGTCTTAAGCTTGCATTCAGATAATTTGCCAGTTTTAATTGTACACAGGCTAATTTATCATATACACATGTCTATGTACCCTTTATGAAGTaggtatatttttaataatgctGTGAGAAAGTGGGTCAAGCATGTACTGCTGTCAGGTGTACCTTACTATACGTTTAGGtgattatatatatgtttttatgcaTACGTGTGCGTGTATAAAACGATATCGCCCAAGATGTACTGGGGTATAGCTATATCAGTTACTCAACCGTATACAGAACTATGCTATTGTGTATCCCTAGAAAAAACACGATGTTGTGGATGTCATCTTGTTTCCGGAAGTGTGGGCTGTCAATTAAATGTCGAGCAGATTGTCACATCTTTCTCTTCAGTGTGGTTTGGGAATAGCTGTATGTGTAgtgtaaaatattattggacAAGCTCAGCAAAGGTATACATTCACAACATCTCACGTACAGGTACTCACACGTTTGAAAACGTTTCTTAATATAAATCTGATACTTGAACAGCTTATTTTTGCCCTCCGTTCATTAtattattctattaattcaacatgagactattagactaacagaacaCTGTATATGAGTcaataatgtgttataataacagaatacattgtagcatcactcagacaacagactttcttgttaaatttaaacatgaattttttgagtgtatactaAGTGTTTATATGCAGTCATAACGTATCCCGCATGTAGATGAACAGCataactttttgtctttgtgatgttgcatgACCAAAATATCGtagttcaaagtaaacaaatagCAGAAAATGGTAAGTGTCGTCATGTTATATCACGTTTGATCATTTGGGCGCAAGTTATCTCTATAGCCTGAGAACGTAAAGCCTCCCGTCACTTAATGCCTGGTTTGCCCTTTAACCATAAGTCAGTGGCGTACGAGTGACGTGACGTGACTTGTTTGCGGTTGCTTTAACATGacgcatcccatggcctcgcAATAATTCCAGATTTTTTACAGttgatttattgagttaccAAATGCATCAGGAATATTGCTGAATTCAAGTAATTcaggttgtattatttgttgtattatCTGTTAAACTGGATGGGTTCATGAACTCATGCTGAAATGTCTATTGCACAAAAACATGATCAGAAACTGTTCGAATCTGTGTGTTCAGACATTCATGACGGCATTATACAATTATGGTACAATTATTATACATTGCTTCTTCATCAACGTATTTACAACCACGCCTTGTCAAACAGCTGATAAACTCTTTAATCTGAAGTTGTAGCCAAACAAGTgagatctggatttgaacccactaCCTTCCTGATGACCTTTGACTAACTGCAATCAGATTTGACTAATTTCCTTGTGACATGCCATGTCCGCATGCTTTCCACTTCTCAGTTATTTGGGGGAAATTATTATACGGTTAATTCCCACAGGAACgttgcatttatttgtcttaATTATACACTTTTAACCTATATAAATGACCTTTGATATTTAATACCCAGTTTAACAACGTGAATCTCAAGCTTTGTGCGTAAATTATCTCTTATTTCTTCATCACATGATCTTTATAGGTGCACGAGCTTTGTTGCAGTTTATTTTAAACAGCTACCTTGCACATTGCAAGCCACATCTGTCTGAATCACGAGTAACCCATCGGCACGAGCTGTACTTAGTACATTTAGAGCCTCGCTCATGTCCCTATGCTGTCCAGTAGAAAAAATTCCTCTACCTGTATAACTTAACCCCATCTTAATGTTTGGTAAATGTGCATCGTCAGCCCCTCTTCTTGGAATAATCCGGACGCTGAAAACTAGGGATCGAAAAGTCAAACGGTTGTCAGCCATGTTTCATAATCGAACCTGTTAACTAATAACTTTTCATCATCTGGAGTATTAATGGAAGAGGGGTTGCAGCATTGACAGGTTGTGGATTCAAACTCTGGAACGACTGTAGTCGCGGAAAAGGTAGGTGAAAGTATAAGTACTTGTTTCggaatgtaaattttgaaatcGAGCAACGCAGCTGAGAGAGTACTCCCAAATGTGTCGGGTTGACCGTGAGaaacatttaccgctgttcacatGGGCATTAAATGTTCCCTGGCATGAACTGACGTCAACCATGTGGTCtgtaattaactaacctgttgcGAGACTCGCCGAACTAAAAGGGTACATGACAGTCACGAActcattttatgaaaaataatcacattttccgGGCCTATACCATAGCGTTTAGTGAGTTTTCAAGATAACGGTCGCAGTAGGGTAGACcctaaaaatgaatttttttgaaCTTGTGTTATAGCCATGTACTGTTTTCGGTAGGGAAACAGAAGATTATGTTAGTTAATATGTAGGAACATGCGGCTCACATCGATTTATACTATGGAAGACTTAATGTCGGTGTGAACAGCGTAAATGTTCCTACCGTCAGTCGGACTCAAACTGGATTGTTTCTGTCCGTAACTCTCGCAACTGCGTCGTtcgatttcagagttacactcCGAAACTATATAAGTACTGCCCGGTTCGATGGGCTGACTTATGTGGACATGGTCTGTCaccatgtcatattttattttccttcTAGGGCtatgtattttctgtattttctaataacatggacaaaatttataacattacatATTGCCGTTAAGTAATATTCAGATATATCAAATTAAGATTAAGGCTAAATTTAACTCTGGCAGACTGAATTCAGCTATAAAATCGGCTCCAGTCTCCTTAGTGGTATGCTTAAATTGCTTTAGTTCTCTCTTGCAATTGGACATTGTATTTCCATGAGAAGCACTCTGATGGTCCCACTGTAAATTGCCAGATTGCctgaaaatatcattttttgaaGAGTCCACAgttaacaatatttattgtGAGAGTCAGCCACATTTTTACTTATGGATAATGGGTAGTATTGGGAGATGTGAATGTCCATAGAGATAGCAGCTATCGTATACGTAACACCTCGCCCTGTCCTATATCGTCACATCATCACACAACATGGCTTACCCGGGAAATGGTAGGAAAACACATATATTAAGAAACATAGGAGAGGTTTGGTAAAAGACATCCGATGCTGGGACACTTTGCTTTTGTCGATCGAATCTCTGTTTAAGCAACCGCGCTTTGGTCCctgtgcttgtgtgtgtgtgaggtgtggtggtgggggggcggggggggggggggaggtaatTTTGTTCAGGTTTTGTACACGTTGAGATAATGGGAAATTCATATCTGATTAATATGTTTGGACAACATGACATCGTGCTATTGAGATAGACACAAGGAAAAGTTGAGACAGGATAATGCCATGCATGGATGCAACCTTAATTAAAATACCAAGATAACAGTCTCATCCGAGGCAGTGTAGCGTTACATTCTGTATTAATCATATTTGAAGCCAGGTTGACGAAGTTATACAGTTTACCATACAAACCCTATAGGGAACAAATTAGTGATAACATATTAAGACTATCGTGTATCTTATATACAGTACACTAATATTCGCTCAAATAGAGTTGTTTCCACTCGTTTTTAAAGGATGTActtggtttttctttctttgaagaAAAAGTATGATGTGGCCTagcatataaaagtacaaaacacttttcagtttttgttggGGCGCAAATATTGCTATAAAATGGTTTTCACGAGGCCTCGCGGTCAGTCCAGGGATTAAGTAGGCTATTGTGATaacgtcaacggtgatagctgtcaaaaaaaCTTTGCCGGAGACTGAGCCCGAATTGGTGGCGCTAAGGTGGCTCCGCCTTCCCAGTATATTCATCCAGgacgtcatttctgaatatcTTTGATTATTACTggaaaatatgtgtaaaatagaggggttatgaacatatgtaaaatatgcttcaaaaataatttattttctaatttcttgatttccttaaaaccatacacttcattttatagaacctttccatgtatcctttaaaccACGTGCTTTTATCTGATATATAGGTAGGCTTCTACATGCCATATTCTGAAACTTCTACGTCAGTATAGATTCACTTTCGTTAACTGTCTGGAAACAAACCTCTACACTTTGATACATTATATACCTGATGTATGTTTCAGATCGATTGTGCTGCTAGGTGCCCTGGACTTACTGGTGGTATCTGCATGGCTCTTCTTCCGGATTGCTACCGTGCCAAAGAAGGCGGGATCTCAGCCCTCCTCCATCTTACAAGTGTTACACCTGCAGGCGACACCCCAGTGTAACCCCCAGGAACACGTAGTCTTTGTCAAGGTACAAAAGGCTGGCAGTTCCACCGTCCAGAACATTTTCTATAGATTCGGCACAAATCGAAATTTGACGTTTATGTTGCCGAAATACGGTAATTATATTAGTTACAGCACATGTGTGAAGGATAGAGAAGTGATGTCATTACCAGTATTTAAAGATAGATATGATATATCTTGTAATCATGTCAAGTATAACCGCACAGCATTTGAGAAGTACATGCATCCAGACACCAGCTATGTGGGCATCATACGCCATCCACTTACACTGTTGAACAGTTATATTTATTACTTTCTGGAGCATGTCGTTCCGGGCAAAGACAAGCTTGAAGAATTCCTTCGCGACCCAGATCATTATGCCGGCCAAAGAAATGTGTCTTTCAATCTTCTGACGAACTATTTTGGTCTGTCGTCTAAGAGGGCGCGAAATTCAACCgaagtgaaaatgtttacaaaccaGATCGATAAAGAATTTCACATAATGCTGGTGCTAGAATTAATAGACGAATCTCTGTTACTTATGAAGCGGCAGTTTTGTTGGAATCTTACAGATATTTTGTACATCCGAAAGAACGCCCGTGACGGTACGCCGAGCGTTAAAAACGCCACAATGATCTCAAAAGACAAACATAGAACAATAGCTGATGCGGATTACACATTTTATCGACACTTTCATAAGAAAATGCAAGACAAAGTATTTCAAGAGGGGTTGGATTTTCAAAAAGAACTGCTGTATTTTCGCCAAGTAAGAGAAGCGGTAAGAAAATATTGCACTCGACAGTTATGGCGGGTGGATGGACCGCTCCGTTTTCCCTCGTCGCCTTGGCAGACGGCTTTTATGGTGACGTCAGAGACCTGTCAATTAATGGACATGCCGGAGTTGAAGTTCCAAGATATCGTAGGCTCACGACAATATGGGCCAGTGTGGAAAGCGGTACATCGGTCTCAACTCTACCACTAATGGGTTGTTTAAACAAATATCAGCAGACCAACCTTTGTGATACAAATGATACCATGCAGGTCATACGGGAGACCTTAAGTGTTAGGTGACCATACAGGCacaatttaaatgtatttgaaagGAATTTTTTATTGCTTACCTAGCAGACTGTATCTGATGTTTTTAAAGCCATGCTTTTGCACTGATTCCAT
Encoded proteins:
- the LOC135482392 gene encoding galactosylceramide sulfotransferase-like produces the protein MASGARTLRSIVLLGALDLLVVSAWLFFRIATVPKKAGSQPSSILQVLHLQATPQCNPQEHVVFVKVQKAGSSTVQNIFYRFGTNRNLTFMLPKYGNYISYSTCVKDREVMSLPVFKDRYDISCNHVKYNRTAFEKYMHPDTSYVGIIRHPLTLLNSYIYYFLEHVVPGKDKLEEFLRDPDHYAGQRNVSFNLLTNYFGLSSKRARNSTEVKMFTNQIDKEFHIMLVLELIDESLLLMKRQFCWNLTDILYIRKNARDGTPSVKNATMISKDKHRTIADADYTFYRHFHKKMQDKVFQEGLDFQKELLYFRQVREAVRKYCTRQLWRVDGPLRFPSSPWQTAFMVTSETCQLMDMPELKFQDIVGSRQYGPVWKAVHRSQLYH